From the Micromonospora echinofusca genome, the window GCGCATCCGTGGGCCGTACGTGTTGAAGATCCGGACGATGGCCGTGTCCAGGCCCCGGCTGCGGTGGTAGGCCATGGCGGCCGCCTCGGAGAAGCGCTTCGCCTCGTCGTAGACGCTGCGGATGCCGATCGGGTTGACGTTGCCCCAGTACGACTCGCGCTGCGGGTGCTCCTTCGGGTCCCCGTACGCCTCGGAGGTGGAGGCCATCAGGAAGCGGGCGCCGTCGGCGACCGCGCGGTCCAGCAGGTGCAGGGTCGCCACCGAGCCGACGCGGAGGATCTCCACCGGCAGCTTCTCGAAGTCGGTCGGGCTCGCCGGCGAGGCCATGTGCAGGATGGCGTCGAACCGCTCGGCCAGCGCCGGGTGGGTCGGCAGGCCGTCGGAGATGTCGGCCTCGACCAGGGTGAAGTTCGGCTCGTCCAGCAGGTGGGCGACGTTCTCCTTCGACCCGGTGACGAAGTTGTCGAGCGCGACCACGGTGCAGCCGCGGGCCATCAGGGCGTCCACCAGATGCGACGGTACGAAGCCGGCGCCGCCCGTGACGAGGATGCGGTGACCGGGTCCGAAACGGGCGACAGCGTTCATGCCGGTCAGCCTACCGAGTGCCCAGGGCCGCCCCGGCGCAAGGAAGGGGCCCCCGTCGCCGGGGGCCCCTTGCGCACTGCTGCCGGCCGTCAGTGGGCGCCGGCGCCGGTCACGGCGCGCACCTCCAGCTCCGCGTACTTCTCCTCGTCGTGCTCCTTGGAGATCACGGTGCCGATCCAGCCGCACAGGAAGCCGAACGGGATGGACAGGATGCCCGGGTTGGACAGCGGGAACCACTGCCAGTCCTGCTCGGGGAACATCGAGGTGGGCGCGCCGGAGACCACCGGCGAGAAGAACACCAGCAGGACGGCGGAGAGCAGGCCGCCGTAGATGGCCCACACCGCGCCCGAGGTGTTGAACCGCCGCCAGAACAGGCTGTAGAGGATCGCCGGCAGGTTGCCCGAGGCGGCCACCGCGAAGGCCAGCGCCACCAGGAAGGCCACGTTCAGGTTCTGCGCGTAGATCGACAGCACGATCGAGATTGCGCCGATCACCAGGGCGGAGACCCGGGCGACCTTGACCTCCTGCCGCTCGGAGGCCTTCCCGTCCTTGATGACGTTGGCGTAGAAGTCGTGCGCCAGGCTGGACGAGGAGGCCAGGGTCAGGCCGGCCACCACCGCCAGGATCGTGGCGAAGGCGACCGCCGCGATGATGGCGAGCAGGGTGGCGCCGCCCAGGTCGCCGCCGAGGAAGTCGATGCCGAGCGCCTCGGCGAGCTGCGGTGCGGCCGTGTTGCCGGCCTTGTCCTGCGCAGTGATCGCCTCTCTGCCGACCAGGGCCGCCGCGCCGAAACCGAGGGCCAGGGTGAGCAGGTAGAAGGTGCCGATGATGCCGATCGCCCAGAGCACGCTCTTGCGGGCCGCCTTCGCCGTCGGCACGGTGTAGAAGCGGATCAGGATGTGCGGCAGCCCGGCGGTGCCGAGCACCAGCGCGATGCCGAGCGACAACAGGTCCATCTTGTTGTAGAAGGTCTGCATCGCGTTGCCGGCCACCTCCACGCCGTACCGCCCGCCCGGCTTGAGGAAGTTCTCTCCCTTGCCCGATGCCGCCGCCGCGTCGCCGAGCAGGGTGGAGAGGTTGAACTTGTAGTGCGCCAGCACCAGCAGGGTCATCACGAGGGCGCCACCCATGAGCAGGAACGCCTTGACGATCTGCACGTACGTGGTGCCCTTCATGCCGCCCACCGTGACGTAGATGATCATCAGGGCGCCCACCATGATGATGGTGGCCACCTTCGCGGTGTCGGCGTCCATGCCGAGGAACGTGGTGCCAGGCTTGATGCCGAGCAGCAGCGCGACCAGCGCGCCCGCGCCGACCATCTGCGCCAGCAGGTAGAAGATCGACACGGTGATGGTGGAGACGGCCGCGGCGGTCCGCACCGGGCGCTGGCGCATCCGGAAGGCCAGCACGTCGGCCATCGTGTAGCGGCCGGAGTTGCGCAGCAGTTCGGCGACGAGCAGCAGCGCGACCAGCCAGGCGACCAGGAATCCGATGGAGTAGAGGAAGCCGTCGTAGCCGTACAGGGCGATCATGCCGGCGATGCCGAGGAACGACGCGGCCGACATGTAGTCGCCGCCGATCGCCATGCCGTTCTGGAACCCGGAGAAGGAGCGCCCGCCGGCGTAGAAGTCGGTGGCCGTCTTGGTCTGCCGGCTGGCCCAGATGGTGATGACCAGGGTCACCGCCACGAAGACCAGGAACAGGGCGATGGTGAGGTTGCGGGCGGTGGTGTCGCCCGCCTCAGCCGCGAGGACCGTGTTCATGGCCCACCTCCCCCATCTCGGCGCGGATCCGGTCGGCGACCGGGTCGATCTTCCGGCCGGCGAACCGGGAGTAGAGCCAGGCGATGAGGAAGGTGGAGACGAACTGGAGCAGACCGAAGACGAGGGCGACGTTGATGTTGCTGCCGAAGAGCTTCGTGCCCATGAAGTCCCGCGCGTACGCGGACAGGATCACGTAGAGCGCGTACCACAGGAAGAACGCGACGGTCATGGGGAAGATGAAGCCGCGCAGCGTGCGTCGCAACCCGGCGAACTCGTCCGACCGCTGTACGGCCAGGTACCGCTCCGCCGCCGAGGCCGACGGCGTGGACGCGGGTGTGTCCGTGGACATTTGTGGATCACCACCTTCACAGGCATGGGGGAGTTTCGCGCACGGTAGAAAGCGCGCTCCCCGCCGGGGAAGGGCGAGATCGACGTCGGTCGGCGGCTGCGCCGAACGGCACGGTGGGTGCGCCGAGTGACCCAGCTCACTCCGTTCACCGGTAGCGGGCGCGGCGCCGACCCGCCGAGCGGTCGTCCGGTCGCCGCGGTGCGGTGTCGACGTCAGGCCGGGCCCGGAGCCGCCGTCGTCAGGTCAGCTCGCGGTAGCGGCCCCGGTAGTGCAGCAGCGGGTCCGTCTCCCCGGCCAGCTCGACCGCCTCGATCGTGGCCTCCACCAGCAGGCCCCAGCCGTACCCGCGGGCGGAGTCGAGCCGGCACCCCGCCCAGCCGCCGGCGTCGGCCGGCACGGGACCGTAGGGGGTGTCGGTCCACGCGCCGGTGGCGAACAGGCCGCCGGGGGACGGGAAGAGGCCCGCGAACCGGTCGGCGAGTTGCCGGTGCGCCGGGCCGAGCGGGGTCACCGCGAAGCGGCCGGCGGACTCGACCGCCGCCCACAGGTCGGACTCCGGGTCGACCAGGCCGAGCAGCCGGTCCGGCTCACCCTCCGCGACCAGCGTGGAGGAGACCGTCAGGCCCGCCGGCTCGGGCGCCGTCCAGAGCGTCACCGGCGACGCCAGCCGACCCCGCAGCCGGCGTACGGGCGAGCGCTGACCAGCGGGCACGGCGAACGGGTCGGTGTGGTGGATCTCGGCACCCGGCTCATGATTCACGTGAAACATTGTGCGGCCTGCCCCGCCCCGACGGGCCCGGAAGTGGCCCCTGGCGAGTGTACGAATACTGCGCCCACGACCCTGAGCGGCGAATCATGGACGTTCTGCGCCCCTCCAGGGGCCGTTTCCTTCCAAGTCTCGACTGCTGAAGGGGTCAGTCGTCGGCGGCCAGGGAGCGGCGGGCGGCGGCCAGCACCTCCGGGTCCGCGCAGCCGGCGGCGTACCCGGCGATCCGGCGGCGGATGTCGCGGCCGAGCAGCCAGGAGCCGATCCGCTCCGCGACCGGGCGCAGGAACGCGGGCCGGCAGCGGAAGTTGTACCGCCAGGTGGCGACGGTGGAGCCGGGCTCCGTGGCAGGCGCGAACCGCCAGCCGCCGGCGAACATCTCGAAGAACCACGGCCCTCGCACCATCTTCATGCCGACGTGGCTGGGTGGCGCCCAGGAGACGTACTCGCTGACCATCGCCAGGCCGTGCCGGGACCGGGTGAAGGTGCGCACGCCCTTGCCGGGCCGGGTCGCCCCGTCGGTGAAGTGCTGCTCACGGACGAACGGGTCCCACCGGTAGCGCACCGGCGCCGTGGTCTGGGAGACCGCGAAGGCCAGCTCGGGCGGGACCGGCACGGTGACCACCGCTTCGACGACGGGCATCAGGCCATTGTGCCGCCGACCGGCAACCACCGCGTCCGGAGTGCGCCGGCGTGCCATCCGCCCCCGCCGGGCTGGCGAACGTCGCCGGTGCCCGCCCGCCGTCAGCGGCGCGGGGTCACCGTGGCGAGCAGCTCCGGCATCCGGCGGTCCAGCACGTCGCCCGCCAGGTACGCGCCGAGCAGCGCCGCACCGAGGCCGTACGCGGCCCCGAGCGGCAGGGCCAGCCAGAGCCAGACGTCGCCGAGCAGCCCTGCGGCCACCACCATCGGCACCGCCGCCACCGCCGTGGCGAGCATCGCCAGCAGGGTGAGGAAGCTCTTCGCGATGCCGGCACCGGTGTTCAACGCGAACGGGTTGCTCGTCTCCGGCAGCGAGTACGCCCCCAGCACCGAGACGAAGCAGTTCACCGCCAGCCCCGCGCCGTACGTGGCGAACAGGGTGCCCGCCATCAGCCCGATCCAGCCGGGCTCGCCGAGGACCACCGCGACGACCACGGAGATCACCACCAGCATCGGCAGGACGTAGAGCGAGAACGCGGCCATCCGGGCGCGCAGCTCCTGCTGGCCGGAGACGCCCGCGACCACGTTCGCCGCGTACGCGCTGCCGTCGAAACCGAACTGGTTGGCCACGGTGACGGCGGCGAGCAGCCCGACGAAGAGCATCGACACGCTCGACAGCAGCGGGGACGAGTCGAGACTGGCGGTGAACCCCTCCGCGCTGTCGACGGTGAAGCCCGAGCCGCCCAGGTTGACCATGACCGGCACGAAGAGACCGACGACCGCGACGGTGATCAGGTTGGCCCGGCGTCGGGCGTCCCGCCACCAGTAGCGGGCCTCCCTGGCGACGAGGGCGCCGAACCGGTCCCGCCGGGCCCAGCCGACCGCCCTCGGGAAGAGCTGTGCGACCGCCCCGCCGGTCGTACCGCGCTGGGCGCGGACCGGCCCGGCACTGGCGGCACCCACCATGGCGGACTCCAGGGAGCGGGACCACCAGGCCAGCAGCGCGACGATCGTCGCCGCCGTGATCAGCAGCTTCACCGGCGCGGCCCAGAGGCGGCCCGCGGCCATGTCGATGCCGGCCGTCCAGGGCGCCCCGAACGGGGTCCAGCCGACCACCTCGGCCACCCCGTCGAGCCGGTCCCAGTCGGCGTCGCCGAGGGCGGCGACGCCCAGGAGCTGCAACGGCCCGATCAGCGCCGCGAGCACGGCGAGCAGCACGGCGGCCAGGTCACGGACCCGGCGGGACCGCAGGGCGGTGGCGAAGGCGCTGGTCACGGCCCGTGCCGCCGCCACGCAGAGTAGCAGCCCGGCGACCACCCCGACGAGGGCGACCGCGGCGGCCGACCAGCCGCCCAGCGATCCGGCGGTGACCACCAGGCCGCACAGGGCCAGCAGCACCGCGATCGTGGGGACGCTGACGAAGGCGGCGGCGAAGAGCCCGGTGACGAGCGTACGGCGGGGCAACGGCAGCAGCGCGAACCTCGCCGGGTCCAGCGTCTCGTCCACCCCGAAGAAGACCAGCGGCAGCAGCAGCCAGCCGAGCACCGTCAGGCCACCGCCGAAGGCGGCCACCATGAGCGCGTAGCGGCTCTCGCCGGCCAGGCCGGGCGCGGCGAAGAGGAAGAAGCCGGTGCCGGCGAACCAGAGCCCGAGCACCGCGCCGCCCACGAAGAGCGCCACCCGCCAGGCCTGCCCCCGGAAGTTGTTGCCCATCACCCGCAGCTTGAGCCGGACGAAGTGCCGGGCCGAGACCGGCCGGGCGGGCGCGGCGGAGACGGTCGGCCCACTCACTGCGACAGCCACGCCAACTCCTCGCCGGTCGCCGTGCGGCCGCCGACCACCTCGACGAAGACCTCCTCCAACGAGCGGCCGTTGCGCACCTCGGCGATGGGGCCGACCCGCTTGATGGTGCCCGCCGCGAGGATCGCCACGTGCGAGCAGAGCCGCTCGACGACCTCCATCACGTGGCTGGAGAAGACGACCGTGCCGCCGCCGGTCACGTACCGGTGCAGGATGTCGCGGATCAGTGCGGCCGACACCGGGTCGACCGCCTCGAAGGGCTCGTCCAGCACCAGCAGCCGGGGCCCGTGCAGCAGCGCGCAGGCCAGGCCGATCTTCTTCTTCATGCCCGCCGAGTAGTCGACCACCAGGGTCCGGCCGGCGTCGCCGAGTGCGAGCACGTCCAGCAGCTCCGCGGCCCGCTGGTCGACCACCGCCGGGTCCATCCCCCGCAGCAGGCCGTGGTACGCGAGCAGTTCCGCGCCGCTGAGCCGGTCGAAGAGCCGTACGCCGTCGGGCATCACGCCGAGCAGTTGCTTCGCCCGTACCGGGTCGGTCCAGACGTCGTGACCGAGCACCCACGCGCCGCCGGCGTCCGGCCGGAGCAGCCCGACCGCCATCGACAGGGTGGTGGTCTTCCCCGCGCCGTTCGGGCCGAGCAGGCCGTAGAAGGAACCGGCCGGCACGTCGAGGTCGACACCGGCCACCGCGACCTTGCCGTCGAACTGTTTCGCCAGGCCACGCAGGGAGAGCGCCGGGTGCTCAGCAGTCATGCGTCGACCGTATCCGGCCCGGACCAGCCGGCGCTCCGGCCGCAGGATGATCCCCGGTCATCCCCGAGTCGTACCCGGGTCCGGCCGGCGCGCTACAGCCGCAGCGCCTCCGGCGCGTGCAGGCGGAGCATGGTCGCCCCGACGTCGGCCGGCGCCCGGCGGCGGGTCACCACCGAGACCGCCACCATCACGGTGAAGGCGAGCGGCACCGTCCAGGCGGCCGGCTGCGCGGTGAGCGTCGCGGGCCAGCCGGACAGCGGCGGACCGAGCACCGTGACCAGCACCGCCGCGACCGCCGCGCCGCCGCCGACCAGGATCCCGGCGGCGGCGCCGAGGTCGGTCAGGCCACGCCACCAGATGCCGAGCACCAGCAGGGGGCAGAAGCTGGACGCGGCGACCGCGAAGGCCAGCCCGACCACCTGCGACACGTCCAGGTCGGCGAGGTTGAGGGCGAGGACCGCCGGCACGGCCCCGGCGATCACCGTGGCGAGGCGGAAGCCGCGTACCGAGCCCCGCCCCAGCACGTCCGTCGAGATCACCCCGGCGACGCTGGTGAGCAGCCCCGACGAGGTGGAGAGGAAGGCCGCGAACGCGCCGGCCGCGACCAGCGCGGCGAGCAGCTGGCCGGTGGTGCCGTCGCCGAGCGCGGCGCCGGGCAGCAGCACCACCACCGCGTCGGTCTGCCCGGTCACCAGCAGTTGCGGGGTGTAGATCCGGCCGAGCACCCCGTAGATGGTGGGCAGCAGGTAGAACGCCCCGACGAGGGCGAGCACCACCAGCGTGGTGCGGCGGGCGGCGGCGCCGTCCGGGTTGGTGTAGAAGCGCACGAGCACGTGCGGCAGCCCCATGGTGCCGAGGAACGTCGCCAGGATCAGCGAGTAGGTGGCGAACAGACCCCGGTCGTCGTCCCCGGCGGTGCTGGGCAGCAGCCAGTCGGCGGCGTCCGTGGCCACTCCGGAGACCTCCGGCACCGGGTCGCCGGCGGCGAAGGAGAGCTCGTCGCCGGGGCGTACCTCCTGGATCCGGCCGTCGGGCAGGGTGAGGGTCGCGCGGTGCTCGACCACGACGGTGGTCGCGGTCCGGAACGTCGGCCCGTCGGGCGGGGTCACCGCCGGGCGGGCGTCGGCATGCCACTGCAACGCCAGGAAGATCGCCGGTACGGCCAGCGCGGTCAGCTTCAGCCAGTACTGGAAGGCCTGGACGAAGGTGATCGCGCGCATGCCGCCGAGCGCGACGTTGGCGGTGACCACCACGGCCACCAGCAGGGCCCCCAACGGGTACGGCGAGCCGGTCACCGTGGCCAGCGTCAGCCCCGCCCCCTGGAGCTGCGGCACGAGGTAGAGCCAGCCGATGAAGATCACGAAGACGGTGGCCAGGACGCGCAGCCGGCGCGACCCGAGCCGCAGCTCGCAGAAGTCCGGCAGGGTGAACGCGCCGGAGCGGCGCAGCGGCGCGGCCACGAAGAGCAGCAGGGCCAGGTAGCCGGCGGCGAAGCCGACGGGATACCAGAGCACGTCGACGCCGTACTTGAGGATCAGCCCCGCGACCCCCAGGAAGCTCGCCGCCGACAGGTACTCCCCGCCGATCGCGGCGGCGTTCCAGGTCGGGCTGATGACCCGCGAGGCGACCAGGAAGTCGGAGGTGGTGCGCGCCAGCCGCAGCCCGTAGAAGCCGATGCCGACGGTGACCAGGGTGACCGCCACGATCGCCGGTACGACGAAGCCGTTGCCCACCCTCAGCGCTCCGGCCGCTGGACCAGGTCGGTGAAGTCCTGCTCGTTCCGTTCGGCGAGCCGCACGTACGCCCACCCGACGGCGATCAGGAACGGGAACGACACCACCCCGAGCAGCAGCCAGGGCAGGTGGACGCCGAACACGGTGACCCGGCCGACGGCGGGGGCGACGGCGAAGAGCCACGGCAGCCCGCCGAGCCCGATCGCCACCACCAGGGAGAGCCGCAGGGCCAGCGCGAACTGGGCCCGGACCAGCCCCCGGACGAGGGCGTCGCCGACGCGGGTCTGCTCGGCCAGCTCGGCGCGGGTACGTTCCGCGCGGTCCTCCCGGCGGGACACCTCGGCCAGCACGATCCGCGCCCTGGGCTGGGGTGGCGTGGGCTGCCCCGGCACCCCGGGCCGGCCCGCGTGCTCCGGCGCCCCGGGCCGGCTCGACCGGGGCGCCGGGACGGGATCGTCGGCAGCGGCCACCTCGGCAGTCTCGCCCGATCGCCGTGATTGTCAAGGGCGCTCCGTCGGCGTCGCGCCGGTGGGGCGGCCCCGACCGGACCCACCCCACCGGGCCTGTGGACAACCTGTGGAGAACGGGTCACCCCTGTGGATAACTCTGTGGGAACCGGTGACCGGCTGCCGGCCACTCCGCCCCGACGCTCACTTTGCGCCGGCGTGCTCCAGCCCCACGCGCTCCGGGCGGGCGGAGGCGGAGCCGAGCCAGGTGTGCGGGTTGCCGTACCAGCACCAGCCGAGCTTCGGCGCGTTCTGGCTGATCCAGAGCGCCGGCACCCGCTTGTCGCCGCAGCGGGAACCGACCAGCGAGAAGCACTTGTTCTTCGCCAGCGCCTCGGGGTGCAGGGTGACGAAGGCGAGCCCCTCGTCGATGGTGAGCGGCAGCCGCCCCTGGCCGGTGACCACCTCCATGGCGGCGGCGGGGGCCAGGTTCAGCGTCTCCTCGCCCCGGTCGACGTCGAAGAGCAGGTACGCGGGACCGGCCGGCACCTCCAGCTCCTTGATCGGATCGAACTTCGGCAGGTCGCCCTCGGCGTAGTGCCGGTCGACGATGCCCGGCTTCCGCTTGCCGGCCAGGGTGGTCAGCGCGACGCGCTCCTCCACCGGCACCAGGTCACGGGTGACCACCAGGAGGAAGGGCACCCGCCCCTCCGTCGGGGCGGGCAGGCCCGCCGATCCGGCGACGGCCGCCGCGCGCAGCGGCGCGACCAGGTCACGGAAGGCGTCCTCGGTCAGCTCGGCCAGGGCCGGATAGCCCAGCTCCACCAGCCGGTCGAGCTGGCGGTCGAATTCGGTCGCGGCGTCGAACAAGGCGGCCTCCTTTTGTCGTACGGAGTACCGTACAGCGTACGACGACGCGTGCCTATTCCCGGCCCGCGAGGAAGATCCGGGTCAGCGGTTCCAGTCCTGCTTCGCCGCGCGGACCAACTTGTCCTTCAGCTCGCGGGTGTGCCGGCGGCTGACCGGCAGCTCCGCCGAGTCGATCACCACGACGTAGCCGGAGTTGACCAGCCGCAGCTCCGCGATCAGCTTCAGCTGCACCAGGTACGAGCGGTGGATCCGGACGAACCCGGCATCCGCCCAGCGTTCCGCGAGCGTCGCCAGCGACACCCGCACCAGGTGGGAGCCGTCGGCGGTGTGCAGGCGGGCGTAGTCGCCCTGGGCCTCCACCCACCGCACCGCCGAGCGGGGCAGCATCCGCGTGGTGCCCGCCAGCTCGATGGGGATGGTGGGATCCTCCTCCGCCCGGGCCAGCGCTGCCGGGTGCGACGGCACCACCCGCGCGCCGATCACCCGGCGCAGGGACTCGGCGAGCCGTTCGGCGCGTACGGGCTTGCGGACGTAGTCGGTGGCGCCCAGGTCGAACGCGTCCACCGCCCCGTCGTCGTACGCGGTGACGAAGACGATCGCCGGTGGCCGGGCGAAGCGCCGCAGCACCCGGGCCAGCTCCATGCCGTCCAGCCCGGGCATCCGGATGTCGAGGAAGACCACGTCCACGTCGCCGTCGCGCAGCACCCGCAGCGCCTCCGTCGCGTCGCCCGCCGTGTGCAGCCGCGCCACCCGGGGATCGGCCCGCAGGTGGTACGCCAACTCGTCCAGCGCCGGCGGCTCGTCGTCGACCGCCAGCACCCGCAGGAACCCGGCCGTGCCCACCTCCGCGGTCCGCTCGATCACGAGCCGGCCCGTACGCCGGGGTGGAACTTCGGCACCCGCATGCTCACCTTCGTACCCGAGCCGAGGCCCGTCTCGACGACCAGGCCGAAGCCGTCGCCGAAGACCGACCGGAGCCGCTCGTCGACGTTGGAGAGCCCGACGTGCTGGCCCGGGTCGTCTCCGACGCCGGCCAGTGCGGCGTCGCCCGGGCCCCCGGCGGCGCCGGCCAGCTCGGCGATGCCGGCGGTCAGCGTGCTCGGATCCATCCCCACTCCGTCGTCCTCCACGGTGATGTGGCACTCGGTTCCCGCGTCCCGGGCCTCGATGCTCACCATGCCCGTGCCCGGCTTGCGGGACAACCCGTGCCGGACGGCGTTCTCCACCAGCGGTTGCAGGCAGAGGAAGGGCAGCGTCACGGGCAGCACCTCCGGGGCGATCTGGAGCCGCACCTGGAGCCGGTCGCCGAACCGGGCCCGCTCGATGGTCAGGTAGCGGTCGATCGAGCGCAGCTCCTCGGCCAGCGTGGTGAACTCGCCGTGCGCCCGGAACGAGTACCGCGTGAACTCGGCGAACTCCAGGATCAGCTCCCGGGCCCGGTCCGGGTCGGTGCGGACGAACGAGCCGATCGCGGTCAGCGCGTTGTAGATGAAGTGCGGGCTGATCTGGGCGCGCAGGGCGCGTACCTCGGCGCGGGCCAGCCGCTCCCGCGACGAGTCCAGCTCCGCCAGGGCCAGTTGGTTGCCCGCCCAGTGCGCGGTCTCCAGGGTGGCCTGCACCAGGCCCGGCTCCGGCTGACCGTCGGCGACCGCGACCAGTGCCCCGACCCGACGCCCGTCCGCGCCGGTCAGCGGGGCTACGACCGCCCCGCGCACCGGGCAGTCCACCCGGTCGCAACGCAGCTCCGGATCGCCGAGGACGGTCGAGCGGCCGGACGCCACCGCCCGCCCGGCCGCCGCGACCAGCTGCGCTTCGTGGTGCCCGCCCCGCCCGTCGAGGGCGAGCACGCCCTCCCGGTCCGTCAGCGCCAGCCCGGCCGCCCCCACGAGCGCCCGCAGATGGCGTACGGCCTTCGCCGCGTTCGCGGCGCTCAGGCCCGCGCGCAGCGGCTCGGCGGCCAGCCCGGCGGTGTGCAGCACCTCGTACGTGGCCCGCTGGGTGGCCGTGGCGATGCCCCGCCGCGCGCGCAGCCGGACCACCGCGAACACGGCCGCCCCCAGCGCGGCGAGCAGCGAGACGACACCGAAGACGCCCGAGAGGTTGCCACCCACGCAGCGATCCTGGCCCCTGCCGGCCCGCAGGCCAAGGGTCAGTACGCGCCCTTGCGGGCGAGCACCACCCCGACCGTGCGCCACAGGATGCTCAGGTCGTACGCCAGCGACCAGTTGTCGACGTAGTAGAGGTCGAGCCGGACCGCCTCGTCCCAGGACAGGTCGGAGCGGCCGGAGACCTGCCACAGCCCGGTCATGCCCGGCCGGACCAGCAGCCGGCGGCGTACGTCGCCGAGGAAGTCGCCGTCGTCGGCGGGCAGCGGGCGCGGCCCGACCAGCGACATCTCGCCCTTCAGCACGTTGATCAGCTGCGGCAGCTCGTCCAGCGACGAGGCCCGCAGGAAGCGGCCCACCGGGAAGACCCGGGGATCCTGTTTCATCTTGAACAGCATGCCGTCGGTCTCGTTGCGGTCGACGAGGCTGGCCAGCCGGTCCTCCGCGTCCACGTACATGGTGCGGAACTTCCAGACCCGGAAGGTGCGGCCCTCGTGGCCCACCCGGGGCTGGCGGAAGAAGACCGGACCGGGGTCGGAGAGCCGGATCGCGACCGCGATGGCCAGGAAGACCGGGGCGAGCAGCAGCAGGCCGAGCCCCGCGGCCACCCGGTCCATCAGGTTCTTGGCCAGCAGCGCCGGCCCGGAGAGGGTCGGCTCCTCGACGTGCAGCAGCGGCAGGCCCTCGATCGGGCGGATGTGCACCCGGGGGCCGGCGATGTCGGTGAGCTGCGGGGCGACGACCAGGTCGACGCCGGAGCCCTCCAGCTGCCAGGCCAGCCGGCGCAGCTCGCCCGGCTCCGAACTCGCCGAGCCGCAGACCGCGATCGTGTCGCCGCCGACCTCCCGCACCAGGGCGAGGACGTCGCGGCCCGCGTACACCGGGACGGGGGTCTCGATGCCCTTGGCCGCCGCGTAGCCGTCGGTGATGTGGATGGCGACCGGCATCAGCCCGGCGGCCGGATTGCGGGTGACCGCCGTGTAGACCTCCAGGCACTCCGGCAGGGTGCCGATCAGCACCATCCGATGGCCGGCCTGGCTGATGTTGCGCCGGACCACGTGCAGCACGAAGCGGCAGAGGATCCGGTTGAGCAGGATCAGCAGCAGCGCCGCGAGCAGGGCGGTGCCGACCGTGTAGCGGGACAGGTCGGTCTTGGTGGCGAAGGCGAGGAAGGACACCGTCGCGGCGACGGCGACGCCGGCCCGGATCACCCGCTTGTACTCGTCCGGACCCAGGCCGAGGTAGCGCCGGTCGTACGCCCGGTTGGCCCAGAGGCTGACGATCCAGCCGAGCGGCAGGAGTACGAACGCCACCGTGTGGAACCA encodes:
- a CDS encoding DUF5701 family protein — encoded protein: MFDAATEFDRQLDRLVELGYPALAELTEDAFRDLVAPLRAAAVAGSAGLPAPTEGRVPFLLVVTRDLVPVEERVALTTLAGKRKPGIVDRHYAEGDLPKFDPIKELEVPAGPAYLLFDVDRGEETLNLAPAAAMEVVTGQGRLPLTIDEGLAFVTLHPEALAKNKCFSLVGSRCGDKRVPALWISQNAPKLGWCWYGNPHTWLGSASARPERVGLEHAGAK
- a CDS encoding LytR/AlgR family response regulator transcription factor; protein product: MGTAGFLRVLAVDDEPPALDELAYHLRADPRVARLHTAGDATEALRVLRDGDVDVVFLDIRMPGLDGMELARVLRRFARPPAIVFVTAYDDGAVDAFDLGATDYVRKPVRAERLAESLRRVIGARVVPSHPAALARAEEDPTIPIELAGTTRMLPRSAVRWVEAQGDYARLHTADGSHLVRVSLATLAERWADAGFVRIHRSYLVQLKLIAELRLVNSGYVVVIDSAELPVSRRHTRELKDKLVRAAKQDWNR
- a CDS encoding sugar transferase; amino-acid sequence: MGEVTTSLQRPVTNTGRSKLVRHVDSFEIQPPAPPSHNGVPRSAWARARRRVSRWHRPYITLLLLLDFAAAAVASLIAIETFDQSRAGFYNAEQDPTWFHTVAFVLLPLGWIVSLWANRAYDRRYLGLGPDEYKRVIRAGVAVAATVSFLAFATKTDLSRYTVGTALLAALLLILLNRILCRFVLHVVRRNISQAGHRMVLIGTLPECLEVYTAVTRNPAAGLMPVAIHITDGYAAAKGIETPVPVYAGRDVLALVREVGGDTIAVCGSASSEPGELRRLAWQLEGSGVDLVVAPQLTDIAGPRVHIRPIEGLPLLHVEEPTLSGPALLAKNLMDRVAAGLGLLLLAPVFLAIAVAIRLSDPGPVFFRQPRVGHEGRTFRVWKFRTMYVDAEDRLASLVDRNETDGMLFKMKQDPRVFPVGRFLRASSLDELPQLINVLKGEMSLVGPRPLPADDGDFLGDVRRRLLVRPGMTGLWQVSGRSDLSWDEAVRLDLYYVDNWSLAYDLSILWRTVGVVLARKGAY
- a CDS encoding DUF485 domain-containing protein, which translates into the protein MPGQPTPPQPRARIVLAEVSRREDRAERTRAELAEQTRVGDALVRGLVRAQFALALRLSLVVAIGLGGLPWLFAVAPAVGRVTVFGVHLPWLLLGVVSFPFLIAVGWAYVRLAERNEQDFTDLVQRPER
- a CDS encoding sensor histidine kinase, producing MGGNLSGVFGVVSLLAALGAAVFAVVRLRARRGIATATQRATYEVLHTAGLAAEPLRAGLSAANAAKAVRHLRALVGAAGLALTDREGVLALDGRGGHHEAQLVAAAGRAVASGRSTVLGDPELRCDRVDCPVRGAVVAPLTGADGRRVGALVAVADGQPEPGLVQATLETAHWAGNQLALAELDSSRERLARAEVRALRAQISPHFIYNALTAIGSFVRTDPDRARELILEFAEFTRYSFRAHGEFTTLAEELRSIDRYLTIERARFGDRLQVRLQIAPEVLPVTLPFLCLQPLVENAVRHGLSRKPGTGMVSIEARDAGTECHITVEDDGVGMDPSTLTAGIAELAGAAGGPGDAALAGVGDDPGQHVGLSNVDERLRSVFGDGFGLVVETGLGSGTKVSMRVPKFHPGVRAGS